A single window of Methanomassiliicoccales archaeon DNA harbors:
- a CDS encoding complex I subunit 1 family protein, which produces MVETTLFSLLHGLALWIGEVAQWLIKVTGIKEIQFIGDWAVTGGPVNFLTILLVCAIFMVAALLVGITCIWQERKVLGRIMDRRGTQVGMLGLFQNFADAIKTLLKELIIPRDADKKLFMWSVTGLIGSSVLLLGLVPWSTRFFVANPELTLLIGLAVFSLAPFFIMIGGWASNNKYSMIGAMRGAAQLIAYEIPILMVVLSIIIMTGSLNFNVIVAFQQTHMWLMFPLFIGFITFFVCGIAESERVPFDLPEAEAELVEGWQTEYGSIQWGLIMMADYLRAYVVSALITVLFLGGWDGPTFLWPEVWYLIKVFFVFFIMIWVRSATVRIRTDQLLKIGWKRLLPLSVVNLGIAVVMKAMGWF; this is translated from the coding sequence ATCAAGGTCACTGGAATAAAGGAGATACAGTTCATCGGTGACTGGGCGGTAACTGGTGGTCCAGTCAATTTCCTGACGATCCTGTTGGTCTGTGCCATATTCATGGTAGCAGCCCTGCTGGTAGGTATAACCTGCATCTGGCAGGAAAGGAAGGTCCTGGGCAGGATCATGGACCGGCGTGGCACCCAGGTCGGAATGCTGGGGCTGTTCCAGAACTTCGCTGATGCCATCAAGACCTTGTTGAAGGAACTGATCATCCCGAGGGACGCGGACAAGAAGCTGTTCATGTGGTCCGTGACCGGGTTGATCGGATCGTCCGTTCTGCTCCTGGGCCTGGTGCCCTGGAGCACCCGTTTCTTCGTAGCCAATCCTGAGCTGACACTTCTGATCGGTCTTGCCGTTTTCTCCCTGGCCCCGTTCTTCATCATGATCGGCGGGTGGGCCTCCAACAACAAATACTCGATGATCGGCGCGATGAGAGGGGCAGCCCAACTGATCGCCTATGAGATCCCGATCCTGATGGTCGTCCTTTCGATCATCATCATGACCGGAAGCCTGAACTTCAACGTCATCGTCGCATTCCAACAAACGCACATGTGGCTGATGTTCCCGTTGTTCATCGGTTTCATCACATTCTTCGTATGCGGCATTGCAGAATCCGAAAGAGTCCCGTTCGACCTGCCCGAAGCAGAAGCGGAACTCGTCGAAGGCTGGCAGACCGAATATGGCAGCATCCAGTGGGGTCTGATAATGATGGCCGACTACCTTAGGGCGTACGTCGTAAGCGCGCTTATCACAGTGCTCTTCCTCGGGGGCTGGGACGGTCCCACGTTCCTATGGCCTGAGGTCTGGTACCTGATCAAGGTGTTCTTCGTCTTCTTCATCATGATATGGGTGAGGTCCGCAACAGTACGTATCAGGACGGACCAGCTCCTCAAGATCGGATGGAAGAGGCTTCTTCCGCTGTCCGTGGTCAACCTGGGAATCGCTGTCGTCATGAAGGCTATGGGGTGGTTCTGA